The Paenibacillus macerans genome includes a window with the following:
- a CDS encoding PLP-dependent aminotransferase family protein, whose protein sequence is MWGIELQKDGEMPLKRQLYMALSERILNGAIKAGEALPSTRGLAQQLKISRNTVVEAYDMLAVEGFILNRPGSVARVAGGLVLEPLTPPAESSREVRPAPVPLLADFRTGHPDLRLFPRYLWQQLSKRTLQEMPYDLLGYTGPQGLPRLREEIAAHLLRSKGLYAAPEDIFITAGATHALNLVTDLLYEEGKPICMEDPCNRGMLQILLNKGYAVNPIPVDKLGVQTEYLQGQPSCAVYVTPSHQFPLGGVLPASRRTALIRYARKKNCYIVEDDYDSEFRYYGDPVAPLYAMDPERVIHIGTFSKVLVPALRIGYVILPGKLHQRWRQLRTHSDVQNPPFEQAVLAEFLHRRKFDRHIRTATKQYGERRQTLLASLKAHFGDIWHAWGDASGLHLAVQFPGMEFDEAFAKNCINHGVRVTPVEYHCIHKGKHADKLLFGYGHMEPEDIEKGVALFHEIVMRFQRE, encoded by the coding sequence ATGTGGGGAATCGAGTTGCAAAAAGACGGTGAAATGCCTTTGAAAAGGCAGCTTTATATGGCGCTGAGCGAGCGGATTTTGAACGGCGCGATCAAAGCGGGAGAAGCGCTGCCCTCCACCCGGGGACTGGCCCAGCAGCTGAAAATATCCCGCAATACTGTAGTGGAGGCTTATGACATGTTGGCGGTCGAAGGTTTCATTCTAAACCGCCCCGGTTCGGTTGCGCGGGTTGCCGGCGGGCTGGTTCTCGAACCGCTGACTCCGCCGGCGGAATCGTCGAGAGAGGTACGGCCTGCTCCGGTGCCGCTTTTGGCCGACTTCCGGACAGGCCATCCGGATTTGCGGCTGTTTCCCCGGTATCTTTGGCAGCAGCTGTCGAAACGGACGCTGCAGGAAATGCCGTACGATCTCCTTGGATACACGGGACCGCAAGGGCTGCCGAGGCTGCGCGAAGAAATCGCCGCGCATCTGCTCCGCAGCAAAGGCCTATACGCGGCTCCGGAGGATATTTTTATTACGGCGGGCGCCACGCATGCGCTGAATTTGGTCACCGACCTGCTGTACGAGGAAGGAAAGCCGATCTGCATGGAAGACCCCTGCAACCGGGGGATGCTGCAGATCTTGTTGAACAAGGGATATGCCGTCAATCCAATCCCGGTCGACAAGCTGGGGGTTCAGACCGAATATCTGCAGGGTCAGCCCAGCTGTGCGGTATATGTAACGCCCTCGCACCAGTTCCCGCTGGGGGGGGTTTTGCCGGCAAGCCGCCGCACCGCCTTGATCAGGTATGCCAGGAAAAAAAACTGCTACATCGTCGAGGATGATTACGACAGCGAATTCCGGTATTACGGCGACCCGGTAGCCCCGTTGTACGCCATGGATCCCGAGCGGGTGATCCATATCGGCACGTTCAGCAAAGTGCTCGTCCCGGCGCTGCGGATCGGCTATGTCATTCTGCCGGGCAAACTGCACCAGCGCTGGCGGCAGCTGCGCACCCATTCGGATGTGCAAAACCCTCCGTTTGAGCAGGCGGTTTTGGCCGAGTTTCTGCACCGCCGGAAGTTCGACCGGCATATTCGTACGGCGACAAAACAATACGGAGAGCGCCGCCAGACTCTTCTTGCATCGCTGAAGGCTCATTTCGGGGATATTTGGCATGCTTGGGGCGATGCTTCCGGACTGCATCTGGCCGTCCAGTTCCCGGGAATGGAGTTCGACGAGGCCTTCGCCAAGAACTGTATCAACCATGGAGTCCGCGTCACGCCGGTAGAGTACCACTGTATCCATAAAGGGAAACATGCGGACAAGCTGCTGTTTGGTTACGGCCATATGGAACCCGAGGATATCGAAAAAGGGGTCGCTTTGTTTCATGAGATTGTTATGAGATTTCAGAGGGAATGA
- a CDS encoding L-rhamnose mutarotase → MEQSGKFAWTWRVKEEHLNAYVEMHLNPWPEVLEEHSKAGIRNYSIFQQGNQFFYCFECDDVDAAFDYIAQSEACQRWNAITSGMVEGSFDFNEPNPIVPMREVFYLK, encoded by the coding sequence ATGGAACAAAGCGGGAAATTCGCCTGGACCTGGCGCGTGAAGGAGGAACATTTGAACGCCTATGTGGAAATGCATTTGAACCCGTGGCCGGAGGTGCTGGAGGAGCATAGCAAGGCGGGCATCCGCAATTATTCGATTTTTCAGCAGGGGAACCAGTTTTTCTATTGCTTTGAGTGTGACGACGTGGACGCGGCGTTCGACTATATTGCCCAAAGCGAGGCGTGCCAGCGCTGGAACGCGATTACGTCGGGGATGGTCGAAGGCTCGTTTGATTTCAACGAACCGAACCCGATCGTTCCGATGCGGGAAGTTTTTTATTTGAAGTAA
- a CDS encoding spore germination protein → MRYRRKFHNKSARLFKKNTDSGDRVSASAESEPEPTALFEELETNLQAIRETLGNSTDIIIRNLPVGYEGNQSIAILYTDGLADQNIITDFIMKSVMLDIKLFDRADRKIALPSDAIQALKNYALTIGDIKDVSDFDALYQALLSGDTIILIDGHKQGIVCSTPGWKDRAVTEPSAENVVRGPRESFVESLRTNTALIRRKIKDPNLWLETMQIGRLTRTDVAIMYMKGIANDKLVQEVRDRLNRIDVGSIFESGYIEESIQDETFSPFPTIFNSERPDVIAAALAEGRVAILVDGTPIALIIPTLFSSFLQAPEDYYQRADISSFVRLLRYLGILVSLFGPSMYVAFTTFHQELLPTQLLISLAAQREQVPFPAFIEALLMELTFEILREASIRMPRNIGAAISIVGTLVIGQAAVQAGIVSAAMVIVVSFTAISSFILPSYNMSIAFRLLRFPYMALAASFGLFGIIAGVIVLVLHLCSLRSFGIPYMAPFAPLIPADNKDSIIRLPHWMLGSRVRLINQSNITRRNSTPPKKSRE, encoded by the coding sequence ATGCGTTACCGCAGAAAATTCCATAATAAGTCCGCCCGTTTATTCAAGAAAAACACGGACTCCGGCGACCGGGTTTCGGCTTCGGCTGAGTCCGAGCCTGAGCCTACCGCTTTATTCGAAGAGCTGGAGACAAATTTACAGGCCATCCGAGAGACGCTCGGCAATAGTACGGATATCATTATCCGCAACCTGCCGGTCGGTTATGAAGGGAATCAATCCATAGCCATTCTATATACCGACGGATTAGCCGATCAGAATATCATCACCGATTTCATCATGAAGTCCGTCATGCTGGATATCAAATTGTTTGACCGCGCCGACCGTAAAATCGCCCTTCCTTCCGATGCCATACAGGCCTTGAAAAATTATGCGCTGACAATCGGGGACATCAAGGACGTCAGCGATTTTGACGCCTTATACCAGGCGCTGCTGTCCGGAGACACAATCATCCTGATCGACGGCCATAAACAGGGCATTGTTTGCAGCACTCCCGGCTGGAAAGATCGGGCGGTCACCGAGCCGTCCGCCGAAAACGTCGTCCGCGGCCCCCGGGAGAGCTTCGTCGAATCGCTGCGCACCAACACGGCGCTGATCCGGCGAAAAATCAAAGACCCGAATCTATGGCTGGAGACCATGCAAATCGGCCGGCTCACCCGGACTGACGTGGCCATCATGTACATGAAAGGCATCGCCAACGACAAGTTGGTGCAAGAGGTACGCGACCGCCTGAATCGGATCGATGTGGGCAGTATTTTCGAAAGCGGATATATCGAGGAATCCATTCAGGACGAAACGTTCAGCCCGTTCCCGACCATTTTCAATTCCGAGCGGCCGGACGTGATCGCGGCCGCGTTAGCGGAGGGCAGGGTAGCTATTTTGGTGGACGGAACGCCGATTGCGCTGATTATCCCAACATTGTTTTCTTCCTTTCTCCAAGCCCCGGAGGATTATTACCAGCGCGCGGATATCAGCAGCTTTGTCAGGCTGCTTCGTTACCTTGGGATCCTCGTTTCCTTGTTCGGACCATCCATGTACGTCGCCTTCACGACCTTTCATCAAGAGTTGCTGCCGACGCAACTGCTGATCAGCCTGGCCGCGCAGCGGGAACAGGTCCCTTTTCCGGCCTTTATCGAAGCGCTGCTGATGGAGTTGACCTTCGAGATTTTGCGCGAAGCCAGCATTCGCATGCCCAGAAATATAGGCGCGGCGATCTCCATCGTCGGCACGCTGGTCATCGGACAAGCCGCCGTTCAAGCGGGCATCGTGTCGGCAGCGATGGTCATTGTCGTGTCATTTACGGCGATCTCCAGCTTCATTCTGCCGTCCTATAATATGTCAATCGCCTTTCGCCTGCTGCGGTTTCCTTATATGGCGCTGGCCGCGTCCTTCGGCTTGTTCGGCATCATCGCGGGGGTTATCGTTCTGGTTTTACATCTGTGCAGCCTTCGTTCTTTCGGAATTCCGTACATGGCCCCGTTCGCTCCGCTCATCCCGGCGGATAACAAGGATTCGATCATCCGGCTTCCCCACTGGATGCTGGGCTCCCGGGTCCGTCTCATCAACCAGAGCAATATTACGCGCCGGAACAGCACCCCGCCGAAAAAATCGCGGGAATAA
- a CDS encoding Ger(x)C family spore germination protein: MRKNMASLILLLSIVLLITGCWNRRELNELGIAAAAGVDMEGGRYRLTVQVVDPGQVTAQKGASGGAPATLYTAEGDSVFEAARRLTQISPRKIYFSHLRIVLVGESLARQGIGQSLDFMFRDHEFRPNFYLVVAKGASAQEMLKIMTPLEPVPANKLFSSLETSEVNWSPSLAVTLDELIDNLSSTGQSPVLTALEITGDPKIGESKKNISSIYTPTQLKFSGLAAFNKDKLIGWLSERESRGYHSIHGGMKSTVMFVRSPDNGMVIIEFLRSKTTVKGKVVDGRPQIEIQFTAEGNVGASGSKNLNLTDPRAVPDLEKKIEEKLIEFMETTIEKAQTEFKTDIFGFGEAVRRADPRAWKTLKENWNEEYFTSLPVNIKTDFIIRRIGMIANPVTEQMEE, translated from the coding sequence ATGAGAAAAAACATGGCTTCTCTGATCCTGCTGCTTTCCATCGTCCTGCTGATTACCGGCTGCTGGAATCGCAGAGAGCTCAACGAACTCGGCATCGCCGCCGCGGCCGGCGTGGATATGGAAGGAGGCCGCTACCGTCTTACCGTACAGGTGGTGGATCCTGGACAGGTCACCGCGCAAAAGGGGGCGAGCGGCGGCGCCCCCGCCACGTTGTATACCGCCGAAGGGGATTCCGTTTTCGAAGCGGCGCGGAGACTGACGCAAATCAGCCCGAGAAAGATTTATTTCTCCCATCTTCGCATAGTTCTGGTCGGCGAGTCGCTGGCCCGGCAGGGTATCGGGCAAAGCCTCGATTTTATGTTTCGGGATCATGAATTCCGCCCCAATTTCTACTTGGTTGTCGCCAAGGGGGCAAGCGCTCAAGAAATGCTCAAGATCATGACCCCGCTCGAACCCGTTCCGGCCAACAAGCTGTTCTCGTCGCTGGAAACCTCGGAGGTCAACTGGTCCCCCAGCCTTGCGGTCACGCTTGACGAGTTGATCGACAACCTGTCCAGCACAGGGCAAAGTCCCGTATTAACCGCATTGGAAATCACCGGAGACCCGAAAATCGGAGAGAGCAAAAAGAATATCTCCAGTATCTACACGCCGACCCAACTGAAATTTTCCGGTCTGGCCGCATTCAATAAGGACAAGCTTATCGGCTGGTTGAGCGAACGGGAAAGCAGAGGATATCACAGTATCCACGGCGGCATGAAAAGCACGGTCATGTTCGTCCGCTCCCCGGATAACGGCATGGTGATCATTGAATTCCTCCGCAGCAAAACGACAGTGAAGGGCAAGGTGGTCGACGGGAGGCCGCAGATCGAAATTCAGTTCACAGCAGAGGGCAATGTCGGCGCCTCCGGTTCCAAAAATCTGAATCTGACCGATCCGCGCGCGGTACCCGATCTGGAGAAAAAAATCGAGGAAAAACTTATCGAATTTATGGAAACAACCATAGAAAAAGCGCAAACCGAGTTCAAAACCGACATTTTTGGATTTGGCGAAGCCGTTCGCCGCGCCGACCCTCGGGCTTGGAAAACGCTTAAAGAAAATTGGAATGAGGAGTACTTTACCAGTCTGCCGGTAAACATCAAAACGGATTTTATCATTCGCCGCATTGGAATGATAGCGAACCCGGTCACGGAGCAAATGGAGGAGTAG
- a CDS encoding GerAB/ArcD/ProY family transporter, whose translation MNEVQISVRQLTIITIFFTVGSAILITPSGMVQSARQDAWIAGLIGIGVGLLTVWFMCKLVNLYPQKNLIEILETLLGKWVGKTVSLLFISSLFLGAPAAVLNDLGDFMTTQMMPETPIEAIIILFGTVILMGVRLGIEVVARSAELLFPWFVLLYLLLVLLVSFNIDPRQLQPVLENGFPPIWQAVLTFISVAFLPHISLLLILPASVNRPAQFGKGIVLGSLVGSLMLVIVIILSILVLGVEITSKSLFPSYVLAQKIDIGHFLQRVETIVAVMWFFSLYFRITLYMSSITVSLAQIFNLKDYRPLVWPLGMLLIVMSFVVYPNVPFRQAWDARTWPPYILTVGLLLPLLLLTIHGLRRLFKKKQTKQA comes from the coding sequence TTGAACGAAGTTCAGATCTCCGTACGCCAGTTGACGATTATCACAATCTTTTTTACGGTAGGCAGCGCTATTTTAATCACCCCTTCCGGCATGGTCCAGTCAGCCAGACAGGACGCCTGGATCGCCGGTCTGATCGGAATCGGAGTGGGTCTTCTGACCGTCTGGTTCATGTGCAAGCTTGTCAACCTGTATCCGCAAAAAAACCTGATTGAGATCCTGGAAACCTTGTTGGGAAAATGGGTCGGAAAAACCGTTTCCCTGCTCTTCATAAGCTCGTTGTTTCTGGGTGCCCCTGCCGCGGTACTAAACGATTTGGGCGATTTTATGACGACACAAATGATGCCGGAAACCCCGATCGAAGCCATCATCATCCTGTTCGGAACCGTGATTCTCATGGGTGTCCGCCTGGGAATCGAAGTAGTAGCCCGTTCTGCGGAGCTGCTGTTTCCCTGGTTCGTCCTTCTTTATCTTCTATTGGTCCTGCTGGTCTCCTTCAATATAGACCCGCGTCAGTTGCAACCCGTCCTGGAAAACGGCTTCCCCCCGATCTGGCAGGCTGTGCTTACTTTTATCAGCGTCGCTTTTTTGCCGCATATTTCGCTGCTCTTAATCCTTCCGGCCTCCGTGAACCGGCCTGCCCAATTCGGCAAAGGCATCGTTCTGGGCAGCTTGGTCGGCAGTTTGATGCTGGTGATCGTCATTATCCTGTCCATTCTCGTCCTTGGGGTGGAAATTACGTCAAAAAGCTTGTTCCCAAGCTATGTACTGGCCCAAAAGATCGACATCGGCCACTTTTTGCAGCGGGTTGAAACCATCGTGGCCGTCATGTGGTTTTTTTCGCTGTATTTCCGGATTACGCTTTACATGAGTTCCATTACGGTATCCCTTGCCCAAATTTTCAATTTGAAGGATTACCGGCCGCTCGTTTGGCCGCTGGGGATGCTCTTGATCGTCATGTCGTTCGTCGTTTACCCCAACGTCCCTTTCAGACAAGCCTGGGACGCCCGTACCTGGCCGCCGTACATTTTAACCGTCGGGCTGCTGCTCCCCCTTCTGTTGTTGACCATTCATGGGCTGCGCCGCCTGTTCAAGAAAAAACAGACGAAGCAGGCCTGA
- a CDS encoding phosphodiester glycosidase family protein yields the protein MSLQQETGRRKSKKKRIIAVIVPLLIVGGTLYGLADRYLIKHVEKVVSGEGAPPSGSNPQENTTSSEAGAQSDEWNYTSNDLQIHIDQVQTGSGTDKITYYVADVQVKDPGSLLSAFADNSFGRNITENTSEIASNNGAIFAVNGDYYGFRGDGVIIRNGTLYRDEPARTGLALFHDGTMKSYDETKVSSSALLEQGAVQTLSFGPALIEDGKVNTDLDNVKIDTNFGNRSIQGANPRTGIGLIAPNHYVFVVVDGRKEGYSRGMTLTEFARVFQDLGCTEAYNLDGGGSSTMYFMGRVVNNPQGKGRERGVSDILYVKEVN from the coding sequence ATGAGCCTACAACAAGAAACCGGCCGCCGGAAATCGAAAAAAAAGCGGATCATCGCCGTGATCGTTCCGCTACTGATCGTCGGAGGAACGCTGTACGGGCTGGCGGACCGTTATTTAATTAAACATGTGGAGAAGGTGGTGTCCGGGGAAGGCGCGCCGCCGAGCGGATCGAACCCGCAGGAGAACACCACATCTTCGGAGGCCGGCGCTCAATCCGATGAGTGGAATTATACGAGCAATGATCTCCAAATCCATATCGATCAAGTGCAAACCGGTTCCGGAACGGACAAAATTACGTACTATGTGGCCGACGTGCAGGTGAAGGACCCTGGCAGTCTGCTGTCCGCCTTCGCCGACAACAGCTTCGGGCGCAATATTACGGAGAACACCTCGGAGATCGCCTCCAACAACGGCGCGATTTTTGCCGTCAATGGCGATTATTACGGATTCCGGGGCGACGGGGTGATTATCCGTAACGGAACGTTGTACCGGGATGAGCCGGCAAGAACGGGGCTGGCGTTATTCCACGACGGGACGATGAAATCTTACGATGAAACAAAGGTTTCTTCGTCGGCATTGTTGGAGCAGGGGGCGGTCCAAACGTTATCGTTCGGGCCGGCGCTGATCGAGGACGGGAAAGTGAACACCGATTTGGACAACGTGAAAATCGATACCAATTTCGGCAACCGCTCGATTCAAGGCGCCAATCCCCGCACCGGCATCGGCCTGATCGCGCCAAACCATTACGTGTTTGTCGTCGTCGACGGGCGCAAGGAAGGCTACAGCCGCGGCATGACGTTGACGGAGTTCGCCCGGGTGTTTCAAGATTTAGGCTGCACCGAAGCTTACAATCTGGACGGAGGCGGCTCGTCTACCATGTATTTTATGGGCCGGGTGGTCAACAATCCCCAGGGCAAAGGGCGGGAGCGCGGCGTCAGCGATATCCTCTACGTGAAAGAGGTGAACTGA